The Zingiber officinale cultivar Zhangliang chromosome 9A, Zo_v1.1, whole genome shotgun sequence genome window below encodes:
- the LOC122019801 gene encoding 26S proteasome regulatory subunit RPN13-like isoform X2, with protein sequence MSMLEFRAGKMFLDGTRVIPDTRRGLVRIGRGEEGLVHFQWLDRTQNIVEDDQIIFPDEAIFEKVSQSSDRVYILRFNSDSRKFFFWMQEPRADEDSQICTSVNFYINQPLDLMAEDETEASVPLQMSDTGEDDFSSRAGNLVDHNMASELGGEVTSSGGPVRLEDLQRILRSIQTPDVVEDPDAGFGLADILKPDLILPVVETLPVEQHFSQYLPEGSWTAADLMELLQSPQFHQQVDTFTHVIRTGQIDLSQFGINPSKYKFTVLSFLEALEDSVTKTSDTVGEETQRDGSRDAMDES encoded by the exons ATGTCGATGTTGGAATTTCGAGCTGGGAAAATGTTTCTTGATGGCACTCGAGTGATACCAGACACTCGGAGGGGTCTTGTACGCATAGGAAGA GGTGAGGAAGGGCTAGTTCACTTCCAGTGGCTTGATCGGACGCAAAATATTGTTGAAGAT GATCAGATTATCTTTCCAGATGAAGCAATTTTTGAGAAG GTGTCTCAATCATCAGACAGGGTGTACATTCTGAGGTTTAATTCTGATAGTAGGAAGTTTTTCTTTTGGATGCAG GAGCCAAGAGCCGATGAGGATTCGCAGATCTGCACCTCTGTTAATTTCTACATTAACCAACCTTTAG ATCTGATGGCAGAAGATGAGACTGAAGCTTCAGTACCACTGCAAATGTCTGACACAGGGGAGGATGATTTTTCATCCAG AGCTGGAAACCTTGTTGATCATAATATGGCCAGCGAGCTAGGTGGAGAAGTTACTTCTTCTGGTGGACCGGTGCGGTTGGAGGATTTGCAGAGGATTCTAAGAAGCATCCAAACACCCG ATGTTGTTGAAGATCCCGATGCAG GATTTGGCTTAGCTGATATTTTAAAGCCTGATTTGATCTTGCCTGTTGTCGAAACCTTGCCAGTTGAGCAACATTTTTCACAATACTTACCTGAG GGCTCATGGACTGCTGCTGATCTCATGGAGCTGTTGCAGAGTCCACAATTCCACCAGCAAGTAGACACATTCACTCAT GTGATTCGAACAGGGCAGATAGATCTTTCGCAATTCGGAATCAACCCGAGCAAAT ACAAATTTACTGTTCTCTCTTTCCTGGAGGCTCTGGAGGACTCCGTGACAAAAACATCAGACACTGTCGGAGAAGAGACACAAAGGGATGGTAGTCGTGATGCCATGGATGAGAGCTGA
- the LOC122019801 gene encoding 26S proteasome regulatory subunit RPN13-like isoform X3, translated as MSMLEFRAGKMFLDGTRVIPDTRRGLVRIGRGEEGLVHFQWLDRTQNIVEDDQIIFPDEAIFEKVSQSSDRVYILRFNSDSRKFFFWMQEPRADEDSQICTSVNFYINQPLEDETEASVPLQMSDTGEDDFSSRAGNLVDHNMASELGGEVTSSGGPVRLEDLQRILRSIQTPDVVEDPDAGFGLADILKPDLILPVVETLPVEQHFSQYLPEGSWTAADLMELLQSPQFHQQVDTFTHVIRTGQIDLSQFGINPSKYKFTVLSFLEALEDSVTKTSDTVGEETQRDGSRDAMDES; from the exons ATGTCGATGTTGGAATTTCGAGCTGGGAAAATGTTTCTTGATGGCACTCGAGTGATACCAGACACTCGGAGGGGTCTTGTACGCATAGGAAGA GGTGAGGAAGGGCTAGTTCACTTCCAGTGGCTTGATCGGACGCAAAATATTGTTGAAGAT GATCAGATTATCTTTCCAGATGAAGCAATTTTTGAGAAG GTGTCTCAATCATCAGACAGGGTGTACATTCTGAGGTTTAATTCTGATAGTAGGAAGTTTTTCTTTTGGATGCAG GAGCCAAGAGCCGATGAGGATTCGCAGATCTGCACCTCTGTTAATTTCTACATTAACCAACCTTTAG AAGATGAGACTGAAGCTTCAGTACCACTGCAAATGTCTGACACAGGGGAGGATGATTTTTCATCCAG AGCTGGAAACCTTGTTGATCATAATATGGCCAGCGAGCTAGGTGGAGAAGTTACTTCTTCTGGTGGACCGGTGCGGTTGGAGGATTTGCAGAGGATTCTAAGAAGCATCCAAACACCCG ATGTTGTTGAAGATCCCGATGCAG GATTTGGCTTAGCTGATATTTTAAAGCCTGATTTGATCTTGCCTGTTGTCGAAACCTTGCCAGTTGAGCAACATTTTTCACAATACTTACCTGAG GGCTCATGGACTGCTGCTGATCTCATGGAGCTGTTGCAGAGTCCACAATTCCACCAGCAAGTAGACACATTCACTCAT GTGATTCGAACAGGGCAGATAGATCTTTCGCAATTCGGAATCAACCCGAGCAAAT ACAAATTTACTGTTCTCTCTTTCCTGGAGGCTCTGGAGGACTCCGTGACAAAAACATCAGACACTGTCGGAGAAGAGACACAAAGGGATGGTAGTCGTGATGCCATGGATGAGAGCTGA
- the LOC122019801 gene encoding 26S proteasome regulatory subunit RPN13-like isoform X1, producing MSMLEFRAGKMFLDGTRVIPDTRRGLVRIGRGEEGLVHFQWLDRTQNIVEDDQIIFPDEAIFEKVSQSSDRVYILRFNSDSRKFFFWMQEPRADEDSQICTSVNFYINQPLEFTSPDLMAEDETEASVPLQMSDTGEDDFSSRAGNLVDHNMASELGGEVTSSGGPVRLEDLQRILRSIQTPDVVEDPDAGFGLADILKPDLILPVVETLPVEQHFSQYLPEGSWTAADLMELLQSPQFHQQVDTFTHVIRTGQIDLSQFGINPSKYKFTVLSFLEALEDSVTKTSDTVGEETQRDGSRDAMDES from the exons ATGTCGATGTTGGAATTTCGAGCTGGGAAAATGTTTCTTGATGGCACTCGAGTGATACCAGACACTCGGAGGGGTCTTGTACGCATAGGAAGA GGTGAGGAAGGGCTAGTTCACTTCCAGTGGCTTGATCGGACGCAAAATATTGTTGAAGAT GATCAGATTATCTTTCCAGATGAAGCAATTTTTGAGAAG GTGTCTCAATCATCAGACAGGGTGTACATTCTGAGGTTTAATTCTGATAGTAGGAAGTTTTTCTTTTGGATGCAG GAGCCAAGAGCCGATGAGGATTCGCAGATCTGCACCTCTGTTAATTTCTACATTAACCAACCTTTAG AGTTTACTTCACCAGATCTGATGGCAGAAGATGAGACTGAAGCTTCAGTACCACTGCAAATGTCTGACACAGGGGAGGATGATTTTTCATCCAG AGCTGGAAACCTTGTTGATCATAATATGGCCAGCGAGCTAGGTGGAGAAGTTACTTCTTCTGGTGGACCGGTGCGGTTGGAGGATTTGCAGAGGATTCTAAGAAGCATCCAAACACCCG ATGTTGTTGAAGATCCCGATGCAG GATTTGGCTTAGCTGATATTTTAAAGCCTGATTTGATCTTGCCTGTTGTCGAAACCTTGCCAGTTGAGCAACATTTTTCACAATACTTACCTGAG GGCTCATGGACTGCTGCTGATCTCATGGAGCTGTTGCAGAGTCCACAATTCCACCAGCAAGTAGACACATTCACTCAT GTGATTCGAACAGGGCAGATAGATCTTTCGCAATTCGGAATCAACCCGAGCAAAT ACAAATTTACTGTTCTCTCTTTCCTGGAGGCTCTGGAGGACTCCGTGACAAAAACATCAGACACTGTCGGAGAAGAGACACAAAGGGATGGTAGTCGTGATGCCATGGATGAGAGCTGA
- the LOC122020997 gene encoding DNA excision repair protein ERCC-1-like yields the protein MPEKADDDEDARNNDGTGGDAKPKNSAGVIKIPSYQEVFGTAGSSTPPPHNPYPSFSEAFSFIKSSEFYTPPPAPPPPSSETTPPSVPPSTVSSVSGSCQNRNSILVSQRQKGNPLLKHVRNVRWMFADVVCDYLLGQSSCALYISLRYHLLHPDYLYYRIRELQNNYKLRVVLCHVDVEDVVKPLLEVTRTAMLHDCTLLCGWSFEECARYLETLKVYENKPSDSIREHMHTDYLSRLNHALTSIRHVNKTDVVTLGSTFGSLSGIMDASMEDLARCPGIGERKVKRLYDTFHEPFRRVSSRPASVIPETPVKDRNAEEASTSAHDTNELAGQLTNPSGSRKETNPPNIRSALNAAFAKYAEKVRRQDTKDTSPERGKSGNGKTKKDG from the exons ATGCCCGAGAAGGCCGACGACGACGAAGATGCGAGGAATAACGACGGCACCGGCGGAGACGCGAAGCCGAAGAATTCGGCTGGAGTCATAAAGATCCCTTCTTATCAAGAGGTCTTCGGCACAGCGGGTTCCTCTACCCCTCCACCCCACAATCCTTACCCTTCCTTCTCCGAAGCCTTCTCCTTCATTAAATCCTCCGAGTTCTATACGCCGCctcctgctcctcctcctccatctTCCGAAACCACCCCGCCGTCGGTGCCGCCTTCCACGGTTTCCTCGGTGAGTGGGTCGTGTCAGAATCGGAATTCAATTCTTGTGAGCCAACGCCAG AAGGGGAACCCATTGCTGAAGCATGTTAGGAATGTAAGATGGATGTTTGCTGACGTTGTTTGCGACTATTTGCTGGGCCAGAGTTCTTGTGCTCTTTATATAAG TCTCCGttatcatcttcttcatcctgaCTACTTGTATTATCGAATTAGAGAATTACAAAACAACTATAAGCTGCGAGTTGTCTTGTGCCATGTTGATGTG GAAGATGTTGTGAAGCCATTGCTGGAAGTTACCAGGACAGCCATGCTTCATGATTGCACTCTTCTCTGTGGATGGAG CTTTGAAGAATGTGCTCGATACTTGGAGACATTAAAAGTGTATGAGAACAAACCCTCCGACAGCATTCGTGAGCATATGCATACAGACTATCTTTCACGG CTAAATCATGCACTTACTAGCATTAGACATGTGAACAAGACTGATGTAGTAACACTCGGTTCAACTTTTGGG TCTCTGTCAGGTATTATGGATGCTTCCATGGAAGATTTAGCTCGCTGCCCTGGCATCGGTGAAAGAAAG GTGAAGCGTCTCTATGATACTTTTCATGAACCATTCAGGCGAGTTTCTTCTCGGCCTGCTAGTGTCATTCCAGAAACTCCTGTCAAGGACAGAAATGCTGAGGAAGCTAGTACCTCTGCGCATGATACCAATGAGCTTGCTGGACAGCTGACGAATCCTTCCGGATCTCGAAAAGAAACTAATCCTCCTAATATTAGATCGGCGCTGAATGCTGCCTTCGCTAAGTATGCTGAAAAGGTACGTAGACAAGACACAAAAGACACCTCACCTGAACGAGGAAAATCCGGCAATGGCAAGACCAAAAAGGATGGATAA